A single genomic interval of Caretta caretta isolate rCarCar2 chromosome 23, rCarCar1.hap1, whole genome shotgun sequence harbors:
- the LOC125627931 gene encoding uncharacterized protein LOC125627931 isoform X3 produces the protein MERGEIGSARPVGGFGAGPGPDAAGMDPERSGSAPLPCTLQPAREPGFVPVPFFLRHDSPVSWDLCDPLPAAESPGSWESSLQWDGGSLVFANSSQGQPGTPGGAFSPTPPPLDPAGFPLPELWTGPHMDAPPAAAPDPTLPPVAAACLDPTDGPPTSKTNPDLGEVLAYVSHTLSCHRKGMRVKPLMKRLLKEHGVDLLAFSQDGGYQGVVSFLQEVPGIELWNPEKGEKCRVLSCTFKKNIADPLPLLCSTLGSYPNGLRVFSLRKAMWQRHGVNLEEFSQQQGYLNTLDYLTRLCGIRLQGLEKGEKCLVQLQKGAAVKPPAPQPPSAPPSARHSSSPPPDAPAPHSRSADQGPTGAPGETPDLAEVLACVRDVLGRFPLGLKVGKLKEALRSERGLDLEELSRQRGCGDALHLLRALPHLWLGDPGKGDACLARMSAGATVKPPAPQPPPDPAAPSAWHGSGPLPDAPAPPLQPANGEPRGAPGETPDLAEVLACVRDVLGRFPLGLKVGKLKEALRSERGLDLEELSRQRGCGDALHLLRALPHLWLGDPGKGDACLARMSAGATVKPPAPQPPPDPAAPSAWHGSGPLPDAPAPPLQPANGEPRGAPGETPDAAVNAPAPSRPAEAGGLGAAGPARQRRGQRWVAKPGAMEALIRGALAPCPFGMRVKSLKKLLAGKYGAKLEAFSQARGYGDVVSFLGDVPGLTLRDPERGNNCIVQLQRGETEVLMLLKCLLRPYQSGLRLQKVQEVLLERHRLDLKRFVSSQGEEDVLGFLQRRLPTLQHRQAEKGENCIVWLGTGQKKGSGSLPPDSVRPLPGSKRCLLPTNAAVHPAPPATDCLNPRLPSATTNRPLLPSLPSGREPFRAPAVLGKLGKSPRANPRLPAWLLSPPRPTGAPLALRAEEGTQESGARPASAPLALRAEEGTQESRARPASAPLALRAEEGTQESRARPASAPLALRAEEGTQESGAQPPEDLRELKQKVGAILAGYPRGMSLFQFRAAYSAAHQHPLPLGRTASTKQRLAQMPDVVRMQGCGVQMLLLPVDPNGPPGGEPGLALWIPQEAAALAGDPDDPSDPRPAPAVSDPAGDSHVPAKPCSTLAKIPPAPTLTGDPNTPTEPPPLPAAPTLTGDPDTPAKPLPTLAEIPPVLTAPDRAGDPKVPVKPPPTFMDPRPGLSSQALQRPEAARPEASWELPNLVPSAPVVLPALGPGSSSWFKVGAESPPAPGDPGAAARPVVYPPPQEVPPAPTAGPEPPSLCPEALGPSQARLKRVQLVPPFQDHPWAGDAPRAQPVLKALGQNQGTSAAVGSPVGPIPADPSTGQAISPAKQLPVVAPDPLPPPDASVLATPEQGWPETGPGGDVGSPVDPLRRCSPTQLVPSAGRTRPGPWGEIPSAPLAHSPPRNTDTCIIL, from the exons ctttttcccccactccaccaccTCTGGATCCTGCTGGTTTTCCATTGCCTGAGCTCTGGACTGGGCCCCATATGGACGCCCCTCCTGCCGCAGCCCCCGATCCGACTCTGCCCCCCgtggctgctgcctgcctggatcCCACAGACGGACCCCCGACATCCAAGACAAATCCAG ACTTGGGTGAAGTCTTGGCCTACGTCTCTCACACCCTAAGCTGCCACCGCAAGGGTATGAGGGTGAAACCGTTGATGAAGAGGCTGCTGAAGGAGCATGGGGTGGACCTGTTGGCATTCAGCCAGGACGGGGGGTACCAGGGAGTCGTGTCCTTCCTGCAGGAGGTGCCGGGTATCGAACTCTGGAACCCCGAGAAGGGAGAGAAGTGTCGTGTCCTGAGCTGTACCTTTAAGAAGA ACATTGCAGACCCTCTGCCACTACTCTGCAGCACCCTGGGCTCCTACCCCAATGGCCTGCGGGTCTTCAGCCTGCGGAAGGCCATGTGGCAAAGGCACGGGGTGAACTTGGAGGAGTTCAGCCAGCAACAGGGATATCTGAACACCCTGGACTATCTGACCAGACTGTGTGGGATCAGGCTGCAGGGgctggagaaaggggaaaagTGTCTTGTCCAGCTTCAGAAGG gTGCCGCTGtgaagccccctgccccccagcccccctctgctcccccatcgGCCCggcacagcagcagccccccgcccgatgcccctgccccccactcgcGGTCTGCCGACCAGGGGCCGACGGGAGCCCCGGGGGAGACGCCCG ACTTGGCCGAGGTCTTGGCCTGTGTGCGGGATGTGCTGGGCCGCTTCCCGCTGGGGCTGAAGGTGGGCAAGCTGAAGGAGGCGCTGCGGAGCGAGCGCGGGCTGGACCTGGAGGAGCTGAGCCGTCAGCGGGGCTGCGGGGACGCCCTGCACCTGCTCCGGGCTCTGCCCCACCTGTGGCTGGGGGACCCGGGCAAGGGTGATGCCTGCCTGGCCCGGATGAGCGCGG GTGCCACtgtgaaaccccctgccccacagccccccccagaccctgctgccCCATCGGCCTGGCACGGCAGCGGCCCCCTGCCCGatgcccctgcaccccccttGCAGCCTGCCAACGGGGAGCCCAGGGGAGCCCCGGGGGAGACGCCCG ACTTGGCCGAGGTCTTGGCCTGTGTGCGGGATGTGCTGGGCCGCTTCCCGCTGGGGCTGAAGGTGGGCAAGCTGAAGGAGGCGCTGCGGAGCGAGCGCGGGCTGGACCTGGAGGAGCTGAGCCGTcagcggggctgtggggacgccCTGCACCTGCTCCGGGCTCTGCCCCACCTGTGGCTGGGGGACCCGGGCAAGGGTGATGCCTGCCTGGCCCGGATGAGCGCGG GTGCCACtgtgaaaccccctgccccacagccccccccagaccctgctgccCCATCGGCCTGGCACGGCAGCGGCCCCCTGCCCGatgcccctgcaccccccttGCAGCCTGCCAACGGGGAGCCCAGGGGAGCCCCGGGGGAGACGCCCG ATGCTGCTGTTaatgcccctgccccctcccggcCTGCTGAGGCGGGGGGCCTGGGCGCTGCAGGCCCAGCGAGGCAGAGGCGGGGCCAGCGGTGGGTGGCAAAGCCCGGTGCAATGGAGGCGTTGATCCGGGGcgccctggccccctgcccctttGGTATGCGGGTGAAGAGCCTGAAGAAGCTGCTGGCGGGGAAGTATGGAGCCAAGCTGGAGGCCTTCAGCCAGGCCAGAGGCTACGGGGACGTGGTCTCCTTCCTGGGGGACGTCCCGGGACTCACGCTCCGGGACCCAGAGAGGGGCAACAACTGCATCGTGCAGCTCCAGAGAG GCGAGACTGAGGTCCTGATGCTGCTCAAGTGCTTGCTACGCCCATACCAGTCTGGCCTGCGGCTGCAGAaggtgcaggaggtgctgctggagAGACACAGGCTGGATCTGAAGCGGTTTGTCAGCTCCCAGGGTGAGGAGGACGTGCTGGGATTCCTGCAGAGGCGCCTGCCCACGCTGCAGCACAGGCAGGCGGAGAAGGGGGAGAATTGTATCGTCTGGCTGGGGACAG ggcagaaGAAAGGCTCTGGATCTTTGCCCCCTGACAGTGTCCGCCCTCTGCCCGGCTCCAAGAGGTGCCTCCTCCCAACGAACGCTGCAGTGCACCCGGCCCCACCCGCCACCGACTGCCTCAACCCTCGGCTGCCCAGTGCTACCACCAACCGACCTCTGCTTCCCAGCCTGCCCTCGGGCCGGGAGCCCTTCCGCGCCCCAGCTGTCCTGGGCAAGCTGGGAAAATCCCCAAGGGCCAACCCCCGCCTCCCAGCCTGGTTACTGAGCCCACCCCGGCCCACCGGCGCCCCCTTGGCCCTGCGAGCAGAggaggggacccaggagtccggggccAGGCCTGCCAGCGCCCCCTTGGCCCTGCGAGCAGAggaggggacccaggagtccagggCCAGGCCTGCCAGCGCCCCCTTGGCCCTGCGAGCAGAggaggggacccaggagtccagggCCAGGCCTGCCAGCGCCCCCTTGGCCCTGCGAGCAGAggaggggacccaggagtccggggcccAGCCCCCTGAGGACCTGAGGGAGCTgaagcagaaggtgggggccaTCCTTGCCGGGTACCCCAGGGGCATGTCCCTCTTCCAGTTCCGTGCCGCATACAGCGCTGCCCACCAGCACCCACTGCCCTTGGGCCGCACGGCCTCCACCAAGCAGCGGCTGGCGCAGATGCCCGACGTGGTGCGGATGCAGGGCTGCGGGgtgcagatgctgctgctgccagtggaCCCCAACGGACCCCCCGGGGGAGAGCCTG GTCTTGCCCTGTGGATCCCGCAAGAAGCTGCTGCCCTGGCTGGGGACCCCGACGACCCATCTGACCCCCGTCCTGCCCCTGCTGTTTCTGATCCAGCTGGGGACTCCCATGTTCCTGCCAAGCCCTGTTCCACTCTGGCCaagatccccccagctcccaccctgaCTGGGGACCCCAACACTCCAactgagccccctcccctgcctgcagctcccaccctGACTGGGGACCCCGACACCCCAGCTAAGCCCCTTCCCACCCTGGCCGAGATCCCTCCGGTCCTCACAGCTCCTGACCGAGCTGGGGACCCCAAAGTCCCAGTCAAGCCCCCTCCCACCTTCATGGATCCAAGACCGGGGCTGAGCTCCCAGGCCCTTCAGCGCCCAGAAGCCGCCAGACCTGAAGCCAGCTGGGAGTTACCCAACTTGGTGCCCAGTGCCCCCGTGGTTCTCCCAGCATTGGGGCCGGGCAGCAGCTCGTGGTTCAAGGTTGGGGCAgagtctccccccgccccgggtgATCCCGGTGCTGCTGCTCGACCGGTCGTGTACCCTCCTCCCCAGGAGGTCCCCCCGGCCCCTACTGCAGGCCCAGAGCCGCCTTCCCTGTGCCCAGAGGCACTGGGGCCATCCCAGGCCCGGCTCAAGCGGGTCCAACTGGTGCCTCCCTTCCAAGACCACCCCTGGGCTGGGGATGCCCCTCGGGCACAGCCGGTCCTTAAAGCCCTGGGTCAGAACCAGGGCACGTCAGCAGCTGTGGGATCCCCTGTGGGCCCGATCCCTGCAGATCCATCCACGGGCCAGGCCATCTCCCCTGCTAAGCAGCTCCCAGTGGTGGCCCCGgatcccctcccacctccagatGCCAGTGTCTTAGCGACCCCCGAGCAGGGCTGGCCAGAGACCGGGCCAGGTGGAGATGTTGGCTCTCCTGTTGACCCCTTGCGGCGCTGCAGTCCGACACAGCTGGTCCCCTCTGCAGGGAGGACCCGGCCGGGCCCGTGGGGCGAGATCCCCTCCGCCCCACTGGCCCACTCACCGCCACGCAACACTGACACCTGCATTATCCTGTAG
- the LOC125627931 gene encoding uncharacterized protein LOC125627931 isoform X1, with product MERGEIGSARPVGGFGAGPGPDAAGMDPERSGSAPLPCTLQPAREPGFVPVPFFLRHDSPVSWDLCDPLPAAESPGSWESSLQWDGGSLVFANSSQGQPGTPGGAFSPTPPPLDPAGFPLPELWTGPHMDAPPAAAPDPTLPPVAAACLDPTDGPPTSKTNPDLGEVLAYVSHTLSCHRKGMRVKPLMKRLLKEHGVDLLAFSQDGGYQGVVSFLQEVPGIELWNPEKGEKCRVLSCTFKKNIADPLPLLCSTLGSYPNGLRVFSLRKAMWQRHGVNLEEFSQQQGYLNTLDYLTRLCGIRLQGLEKGEKCLVQLQKGAAVKPPAPQPPSAPPSARHSSSPPPDAPAPHSRSADQGPTGAPGETPDLAEVLACVRDVLGRFPLGLKVGKLKEALRSERGLDLEELSRQRGCGDALHLLRALPHLWLGDPGKGDACLARMSAGATVKPPAPQPPPDPAAPSAWHGSGPLPDAPAPPLQPANGEPRGAPGETPDLAEVLACVRDVLGRFPLGLKVGKLKEALRSERGLDLEELSRQRGCGDALHLLRALPHLWLGDPGKGDACLARMSAGATVKPPAPQPPPDPAAPSAWHGSGPLPDAPAPPLQPANGEPRGAPGETPDLAEVLACVRDVLGRFPLGLKVGKLKEALRSERGLDLEELSRQRGCGDALHLLRALPHLWLGDPGKGDACLARLSADAAVNAPAPSRPAEAGGLGAAGPARQRRGQRWVAKPGAMEALIRGALAPCPFGMRVKSLKKLLAGKYGAKLEAFSQARGYGDVVSFLGDVPGLTLRDPERGNNCIVQLQRGETEVLMLLKCLLRPYQSGLRLQKVQEVLLERHRLDLKRFVSSQGEEDVLGFLQRRLPTLQHRQAEKGENCIVWLGTGQKKGSGSLPPDSVRPLPGSKRCLLPTNAAVHPAPPATDCLNPRLPSATTNRPLLPSLPSGREPFRAPAVLGKLGKSPRANPRLPAWLLSPPRPTGAPLALRAEEGTQESGARPASAPLALRAEEGTQESRARPASAPLALRAEEGTQESRARPASAPLALRAEEGTQESGAQPPEDLRELKQKVGAILAGYPRGMSLFQFRAAYSAAHQHPLPLGRTASTKQRLAQMPDVVRMQGCGVQMLLLPVDPNGPPGGEPGLALWIPQEAAALAGDPDDPSDPRPAPAVSDPAGDSHVPAKPCSTLAKIPPAPTLTGDPNTPTEPPPLPAAPTLTGDPDTPAKPLPTLAEIPPVLTAPDRAGDPKVPVKPPPTFMDPRPGLSSQALQRPEAARPEASWELPNLVPSAPVVLPALGPGSSSWFKVGAESPPAPGDPGAAARPVVYPPPQEVPPAPTAGPEPPSLCPEALGPSQARLKRVQLVPPFQDHPWAGDAPRAQPVLKALGQNQGTSAAVGSPVGPIPADPSTGQAISPAKQLPVVAPDPLPPPDASVLATPEQGWPETGPGGDVGSPVDPLRRCSPTQLVPSAGRTRPGPWGEIPSAPLAHSPPRNTDTCIIL from the exons ctttttcccccactccaccaccTCTGGATCCTGCTGGTTTTCCATTGCCTGAGCTCTGGACTGGGCCCCATATGGACGCCCCTCCTGCCGCAGCCCCCGATCCGACTCTGCCCCCCgtggctgctgcctgcctggatcCCACAGACGGACCCCCGACATCCAAGACAAATCCAG ACTTGGGTGAAGTCTTGGCCTACGTCTCTCACACCCTAAGCTGCCACCGCAAGGGTATGAGGGTGAAACCGTTGATGAAGAGGCTGCTGAAGGAGCATGGGGTGGACCTGTTGGCATTCAGCCAGGACGGGGGGTACCAGGGAGTCGTGTCCTTCCTGCAGGAGGTGCCGGGTATCGAACTCTGGAACCCCGAGAAGGGAGAGAAGTGTCGTGTCCTGAGCTGTACCTTTAAGAAGA ACATTGCAGACCCTCTGCCACTACTCTGCAGCACCCTGGGCTCCTACCCCAATGGCCTGCGGGTCTTCAGCCTGCGGAAGGCCATGTGGCAAAGGCACGGGGTGAACTTGGAGGAGTTCAGCCAGCAACAGGGATATCTGAACACCCTGGACTATCTGACCAGACTGTGTGGGATCAGGCTGCAGGGgctggagaaaggggaaaagTGTCTTGTCCAGCTTCAGAAGG gTGCCGCTGtgaagccccctgccccccagcccccctctgctcccccatcgGCCCggcacagcagcagccccccgcccgatgcccctgccccccactcgcGGTCTGCCGACCAGGGGCCGACGGGAGCCCCGGGGGAGACGCCCG ACTTGGCCGAGGTCTTGGCCTGTGTGCGGGATGTGCTGGGCCGCTTCCCGCTGGGGCTGAAGGTGGGCAAGCTGAAGGAGGCGCTGCGGAGCGAGCGCGGGCTGGACCTGGAGGAGCTGAGCCGTCAGCGGGGCTGCGGGGACGCCCTGCACCTGCTCCGGGCTCTGCCCCACCTGTGGCTGGGGGACCCGGGCAAGGGTGATGCCTGCCTGGCCCGGATGAGCGCGG GTGCCACtgtgaaaccccctgccccacagccccccccagaccctgctgccCCATCGGCCTGGCACGGCAGCGGCCCCCTGCCCGatgcccctgcaccccccttGCAGCCTGCCAACGGGGAGCCCAGGGGAGCCCCGGGGGAGACGCCCG ACTTGGCCGAGGTCTTGGCCTGTGTGCGGGATGTGCTGGGCCGCTTCCCGCTGGGGCTGAAGGTGGGCAAGCTGAAGGAGGCGCTGCGGAGCGAGCGCGGGCTGGACCTGGAGGAGCTGAGCCGTcagcggggctgtggggacgccCTGCACCTGCTCCGGGCTCTGCCCCACCTGTGGCTGGGGGACCCGGGCAAGGGTGATGCCTGCCTGGCCCGGATGAGCGCGG GTGCCACtgtgaaaccccctgccccacagccccccccagaccctgctgccCCATCGGCCTGGCACGGCAGCGGCCCCCTGCCCGatgcccctgcaccccccttGCAGCCTGCCAACGGGGAGCCCAGGGGAGCCCCGGGGGAGACGCCCG ACTTGGCCGAGGTCTTGGCCTGTGTGCGGGATGTGCTGGGCCGCTTCCCGCTGGGGCTGAAGGTGGGCAAGCTGAAGGAGGCGCTGCGGAGCGAGCGCGGGCTGGACCTGGAGGAGCTGAGCCGTCAGCGGGGCTGCGGGGACGCCCTGCACCTGCTCCGGGCTCTGCCCCACCTGTGGCTGGGGGACCCGGGCAAGGGCGATGCCTGCCTGGCCCGGCTGAGCGCCG ATGCTGCTGTTaatgcccctgccccctcccggcCTGCTGAGGCGGGGGGCCTGGGCGCTGCAGGCCCAGCGAGGCAGAGGCGGGGCCAGCGGTGGGTGGCAAAGCCCGGTGCAATGGAGGCGTTGATCCGGGGcgccctggccccctgcccctttGGTATGCGGGTGAAGAGCCTGAAGAAGCTGCTGGCGGGGAAGTATGGAGCCAAGCTGGAGGCCTTCAGCCAGGCCAGAGGCTACGGGGACGTGGTCTCCTTCCTGGGGGACGTCCCGGGACTCACGCTCCGGGACCCAGAGAGGGGCAACAACTGCATCGTGCAGCTCCAGAGAG GCGAGACTGAGGTCCTGATGCTGCTCAAGTGCTTGCTACGCCCATACCAGTCTGGCCTGCGGCTGCAGAaggtgcaggaggtgctgctggagAGACACAGGCTGGATCTGAAGCGGTTTGTCAGCTCCCAGGGTGAGGAGGACGTGCTGGGATTCCTGCAGAGGCGCCTGCCCACGCTGCAGCACAGGCAGGCGGAGAAGGGGGAGAATTGTATCGTCTGGCTGGGGACAG ggcagaaGAAAGGCTCTGGATCTTTGCCCCCTGACAGTGTCCGCCCTCTGCCCGGCTCCAAGAGGTGCCTCCTCCCAACGAACGCTGCAGTGCACCCGGCCCCACCCGCCACCGACTGCCTCAACCCTCGGCTGCCCAGTGCTACCACCAACCGACCTCTGCTTCCCAGCCTGCCCTCGGGCCGGGAGCCCTTCCGCGCCCCAGCTGTCCTGGGCAAGCTGGGAAAATCCCCAAGGGCCAACCCCCGCCTCCCAGCCTGGTTACTGAGCCCACCCCGGCCCACCGGCGCCCCCTTGGCCCTGCGAGCAGAggaggggacccaggagtccggggccAGGCCTGCCAGCGCCCCCTTGGCCCTGCGAGCAGAggaggggacccaggagtccagggCCAGGCCTGCCAGCGCCCCCTTGGCCCTGCGAGCAGAggaggggacccaggagtccagggCCAGGCCTGCCAGCGCCCCCTTGGCCCTGCGAGCAGAggaggggacccaggagtccggggcccAGCCCCCTGAGGACCTGAGGGAGCTgaagcagaaggtgggggccaTCCTTGCCGGGTACCCCAGGGGCATGTCCCTCTTCCAGTTCCGTGCCGCATACAGCGCTGCCCACCAGCACCCACTGCCCTTGGGCCGCACGGCCTCCACCAAGCAGCGGCTGGCGCAGATGCCCGACGTGGTGCGGATGCAGGGCTGCGGGgtgcagatgctgctgctgccagtggaCCCCAACGGACCCCCCGGGGGAGAGCCTG GTCTTGCCCTGTGGATCCCGCAAGAAGCTGCTGCCCTGGCTGGGGACCCCGACGACCCATCTGACCCCCGTCCTGCCCCTGCTGTTTCTGATCCAGCTGGGGACTCCCATGTTCCTGCCAAGCCCTGTTCCACTCTGGCCaagatccccccagctcccaccctgaCTGGGGACCCCAACACTCCAactgagccccctcccctgcctgcagctcccaccctGACTGGGGACCCCGACACCCCAGCTAAGCCCCTTCCCACCCTGGCCGAGATCCCTCCGGTCCTCACAGCTCCTGACCGAGCTGGGGACCCCAAAGTCCCAGTCAAGCCCCCTCCCACCTTCATGGATCCAAGACCGGGGCTGAGCTCCCAGGCCCTTCAGCGCCCAGAAGCCGCCAGACCTGAAGCCAGCTGGGAGTTACCCAACTTGGTGCCCAGTGCCCCCGTGGTTCTCCCAGCATTGGGGCCGGGCAGCAGCTCGTGGTTCAAGGTTGGGGCAgagtctccccccgccccgggtgATCCCGGTGCTGCTGCTCGACCGGTCGTGTACCCTCCTCCCCAGGAGGTCCCCCCGGCCCCTACTGCAGGCCCAGAGCCGCCTTCCCTGTGCCCAGAGGCACTGGGGCCATCCCAGGCCCGGCTCAAGCGGGTCCAACTGGTGCCTCCCTTCCAAGACCACCCCTGGGCTGGGGATGCCCCTCGGGCACAGCCGGTCCTTAAAGCCCTGGGTCAGAACCAGGGCACGTCAGCAGCTGTGGGATCCCCTGTGGGCCCGATCCCTGCAGATCCATCCACGGGCCAGGCCATCTCCCCTGCTAAGCAGCTCCCAGTGGTGGCCCCGgatcccctcccacctccagatGCCAGTGTCTTAGCGACCCCCGAGCAGGGCTGGCCAGAGACCGGGCCAGGTGGAGATGTTGGCTCTCCTGTTGACCCCTTGCGGCGCTGCAGTCCGACACAGCTGGTCCCCTCTGCAGGGAGGACCCGGCCGGGCCCGTGGGGCGAGATCCCCTCCGCCCCACTGGCCCACTCACCGCCACGCAACACTGACACCTGCATTATCCTGTAG